One Vicia villosa cultivar HV-30 ecotype Madison, WI linkage group LG5, Vvil1.0, whole genome shotgun sequence genomic window, agtttagaactacgtttgagtataaaccttaggacagttaaactatatatatatattataggaatatggcctaggattgagaatgtcttcccggtgaaggctctttcctaattagagatctgtagttcaaacccccaagatgaattattcccggtgaaacatcttggcaaaaaccttagaatccaaataaataggacatatccacccaaagaggaattattcccggtgaaacctcttacccatttgcttagagccaaaataagttcaaaactacatagctttctcttgtgctataacaaggaccctcgattagcctcctcttgggctttgtacaaggacccacaagcttcttaaaagcatttccagcttccccttgagcttgtatacaaggacccatcaggtttcttataaacataggaacaggtctttagccaccttttagcctaccctggtgagtttcttccaatttaaaccagactttaaacaagctaagtttgtctcaattttgcattgagtacaccttttggaatgagagacatggacagtctctgtcacccttatcttcatcaatcttccttagcagagtctaggatccatgctttgggtcatcctcagcattgagtcagccttcatcttgggctttaaacaagaagtctccattagataatctttctgccattcattttcaacaaaacccctggaaagggttagcctccaaagtcaattaaaatcaacctccataaatccctggaaagggttagcttccacacattctttcatttttaatataaacccctggaaagggttagcctccaaagtcaattaataaaaaatgtcaaaaaataaagattcatttctcttaggagataatttccccaaaagagtcaaaacccctggaaagggtcagcctccaaaaaacatgataaagtcagtcttttaacagacaaattcaccagctgagtcaaaatccctggaaagggttagcttccaaagaaaaacagtcttttaataaataaaacctcctcagtagagtcaaaaccaacaaaaacagttagcctcaaccttgggcttcatacaaggcacccaaacaataaaactcccctgtcaagagtcagcctcaaccttgggcattgtacaaggcagataatagagtctccccagtgagtccttcatcattcagtagccacaaccttgggctttgtacaaggcagataaaccatactttcatgtgtcaaagattcctaacacctaggatcttttccccttagagtgatccatactcaattcatttatttaagagtctgccacaaccttgggctttgtacaaggcagaaaataatgttttccctagctagagttagccacaaccttgggctttgtacaaggcacataaaatagagtcattcattcaattatcctcaacagttagccacaaccttgggctttgtacaaggcacacaaatagagtctccctaaataagagtcagcctcaattctgggctttgtacagaacacaaaaataccctgtaattaatccccagtggagtcatctcccaaagtcaataattaattaatcaatcaaaaagcctcaagcttgggcctcatacaagccagctaaattcaaatcttttatacagtagatagacatagcttatctctatagagatatttttactactctaccacattcaaacaaacaaacatttcaatttcaatttcaatcaaagtctcccatttaggactctgaaagacatgctctggcacatccccagacttgtacactttccctaatttggatgagcatctttctttcattttagaggcacgatggctgtcatacttgatcaaccaagtagactcccctcttgaatgaaatgaatccagttattctgtcactcctttaaatgtttgtggtagaatagtacaaatacctctctctaaagatgatttcatgtctctttactgtaaacagagatttaattccaagctcaaccttgagcttcaagcaaggcaccaaaaacaagtaatttccctagttagttccccgaactacattaagctctgacttccactagggatatgtaggcatgaggttcacaaggaatctcagcgagctaataaaataccaaaaatagtcagtcagtctgtctgtctgtcttttcaaaacaaatcaattccttctcctaacacaaaggagaaactttcccaatcattagcagcaaacacaatcacaaatgacacagagaaggttcctgtagagtactacagatatgtagggtgtttaaacacttccctatgtataaccgacctcccggactccagaatttctagtctaggtgaaatccccacacttagcaaactcctagggtttagttgagatctttttttccctttcctactcgtaggaccaataagaaagttcgtgtgatatcgtaggaagaactgaaataaaattcatccccacgggcgcattctccttccaaatttcgcgtgaagggtttagcgtgccgtcctcccaagtgaaacggggaggtaaagaaaacgacaccacactggCTCCAGCTGGGGTGGTTAGTCCATGCGTTTATGAGGGAGAGGTCgcgggttcgagcctcccctctaACATGTTTTTTTTAGTGAAAAGCCATTCTGATCCCATTTTGCGCCTGCCACGCAGATCCATCACGCACCCTCAGATCTGACCCTCCAATACACCATTCCACTAGATCCAATGCCCCAGATCTAATACCCATACTATATGCCCCAATAACAGCCACACTGAATCATAACCTCTAataaactttaaatatttttaattatttatttgttttaatttaaatactttttaatatatttaactatataataattatttttaaataaaataagtatataatatttatattaaaaatttcaatttgttgttcgtgccgattaaatcgattaatcgctatggtcaacaataattttaattaaaatactatttaattaaaatgcaattaaatcatattcggttaaatggttgcaactatttttattagttgtgatgattaacttttctttttctaactttaattcgttattctttttaatcgaatcaatcgattacgaggggtaacgatacaaactaattattaaaaattataaaaaatatcctaattcgttattagtaataatcagatcaattgattaaaattggtaacgatacaatttcaaatctgttaactatggcgatcgaatctattgatcgttgcagttaatagtgcaaaattaaatcagggttgtacgcccaaacctcaaaacacttttcaaacctttcaaaacctcaatatcaaactacggattttcatcctcattcaaaactacgataggctactcaaaggcctccaaaaccatatcaaatcaaatttcaaactcaaagggcatacaacccgtcccccgaactacgtagactctgatcctccataaggaggtacgtaggcacttggcaacaaggcgagtccccttccccctaaatctcattttttcccgattcatttcccttaattatttaaccctcgaaagcataaaccttaccttaatactcttagccataaaactgttgaccttagatttaaagccataggaaagggttgagggtgcctaacaccttccctcgacctgaatatagtatcttaccctgatctctatactgcgtggggtttcctattcgcccttcagaataggtggcgactctaaaagctttaaatttagggcaggttgctacaaaatCAAGTTTCGTTttcaaattcaaagcaattcTAACTTCATTTCTGGATTCCATTAGCACCTTCAGCATCCTCTAAACCTATAGAAACAAAAACCAAGCTATGAGACCTTCTGAGTTGTGCTAACCAAGTCTCAAGTTCACCATCTCCGATCACTACTTGGACAAGGTAGTTCTGAGCATCATTTGAACTGAAACAAAGTGCTAAAATGTAGTTTGTTTCTTCATGATCCTTTCCTCTAACTTAGTTTGCATTAATAGTTCGATTCAATACCTGATTTTAATTTTCACAGTTTTTGTTTTCACTGTGTTTTTCTAAAAATTATCCATGCTCAGTTCCAATAAATGGAAGTGGAGCGTGGAGTTGTGTTCGCCTCAATGAGACGGTCAGAATGTTTGTGGTTTCATGACCTAATGAAACTATTTGTCAAACTTCGGTGACTAGTTCATCGGAGAAGATGATCAGAGAGGGAAGACATGCCTCACGCATGTTTTTGAGGTTTCAGACAGCTGGATcatgacatttattttaatttcactgGTCCATTCAAACTTGAGTTGTTACGTGCTTTAAAAAGCTGACCACCGTGCACCTTTGATCAGATCCTTTGATCTTTCATACTTTGGCATTTGACTCAGATGTGACGGAtcttgttttttttatcttttacttatttttgttttgttttgttttaattttctaaaattcattttaaatccaattttcatccaaaaaatcagaaaaaataatcacaaaattattttccatcaTTTTACACCTTGTgtaatttttttacaattttattttatgtttggatattttaATTCAGTTTTCTcttatttcattcattttaattactttaaaaatGTTCTCATGcattaaaaaaatctcaaaaattattaaaaatatgttgAGTCATTTCTgaccttttttaaatttttgtagcCATTTATTTGAGGTTTTGATGCTTCATCTGagttttctctttaatttttctttttaaatcatTATAGAAAAGCATTAcaaattgtttaattattattttgttgttcTTAATGATTTgtacttttgacttttgatggaCTTAGTCAATTAAGGTGATTAAGGCTTCATCAAGATCAATGGATCTTTGGATGGCATTTTGGTTGTATGAACTTTCTTCATTTCAAACTTATCATTATATGATCATTTGATCATCTTTAGTATTTTTAATTGATGATAGGTTTATCCCATGTGTGTAAACAAGAAAGAATGGTTGATCTTGATGATAGATGATCCCTTGATGTGCttgttctctctttctcttctcttcccatATCCTTCTCTTTCTGTTTTGACTTGTGTTGCATTGTTTTAGGAGAATGACTTTGTGTCATTTCTCTAACACGCATGACACATAAATTGCTAGACAGACCTCCCTAACAGTTGTGGCTTCCACATAAGTCCAACTACGTTTGCTTAACATAGCACAACATTAGTCCCAAATGAGTTGATTAAATATCATCACTAACATTAACTTTATATTATTGTGCTAACTTTACTTTTCCACACTCTTTACATTAATGTCATTTaatttcttgccatttacattccaTGTCATTTACTTTCTTGCCTTTTTGCCTTTGCCCCTTgggatttctttttcttttcatcaaAACACTAATAACTATAAAACTTTAAAAAGTTTTAATGTATCTTTGTGTTAAGTGTTATTATCCCTTGCTTGGAGTTGGACCTTTGGACTTGGTTACTTTCCCTTAGCTTGGAGTTCATCTGGTACTTTGGTTTATTTTAGGCATTAATTCCATATGATACTTTGTGGTGCTTGAGACTTAGAACCATCTAAATCTTCTGATTTATCTGAGACTTTGTAACTTTCTTCTAAGACAATTGAGATTTCATCTGCTCCATTTGTGGTTTTCTGATTAATTACTTGTTAATTGTCTTATGTCTCAATCCAAAGGAAATGCAATGTTCATGCTCCATCTTATGGTTAATTCACTTGCACACACAAAGACTTTCTCTTGGCCTACTTGACAACGAGACCAtttatttcatgtcatttattatATGCAATAGGATAGTCACTTTATCTCCTcttcattcttaaattttcaaagtttctccctatttcaaaaactttttgttttaaaacctcaagttttattttcaataaaacttgactttgtcaagtgatTTTCAAAAACTCTTATCCAAGCCtttatcttttcaaaacttttttttcaaaaggaagaATATTAGTCAATTCTTGTAGTTAAGCAAATCACTATGTTTCTAGCAAGTTGTGTTTTTCACTCGAATGTGACAATATATTTTCTCCCTTTTTTAGactaaatattttaatacaagttaagttaatcaataatTTAATTGTGAATGATAATGAACATAATGAGCTATGTTATAATACCAATAATGTGTAATTTTCTGTTTTCTCTCCTTGTAGTAACTAACTTCAAAAGTTAGTTAGAGGTAGTTGAGAGGAGTTAGTTAGAATCTAACTACTTAGCTTAACTATATATAGTGGCTCTCTCCATATGTAATAGTTAAGATTTGAGAATTACATTTTCACATACAACTTCTCTTTGTTCAAAGCTTTTTCTCTATTTTGTTATGGAGTTTCAGCTTATTGTTGTACGTTCACATGGTATCATGAGCCTGTGATTCCGTTTTTCCGCTGCGATCTTTCTCAATCTTCTTCTTTCGATCCATTTTTTCTGCAGTCTCTGCAACTCTACTGTTTTTCATCATGTCATCTTCAATCTCCAATGGCAATGATCATGGTGAATCTACTCCAAGAAACAACAATAAAGGTTATCAAAATGATATCCTAAACCCTTATTTCATGCATCCCAATGAAAATCCCTCGTTGATTCTAGTTACACCATTACTTTCCAATAACAACCATCATTCTTGGTCGCGTTCCATGACCATGGCTCTTCGTTCTAAGAGCAAACTACATTTCATCAATGGTGTTTTACCACGTCCTTCTGATCTTGATCCAAATTCCATAGCTTGGGATAGATGTAACACcatgatcatgtcttggatcaaGAATGTTGTAGAAGATGAAATTGCTAAAAGTATTCTTTGGATGGAGAATGCTGCTGATATGTGGAATGAGCTTAAGGAGCGCTTTTATCAAGGCGATGTTTTCAGAATTTCTGATATTCAAGAAGAAATCTGCACATTGAAACAAGGTGATGCTTCTGTTTCTTCATATTACACAAAACTGAAGATTTTATGGCAAGAGCTAGATAATTTTAGACCTATTCCTGAATTTGAATGTGATACTACTTGTCTTGCCATTAACAAGATTCGCGCTTACAAAGCTAGTGATCAAGTAATTCGTTTCTTGAAAGGGCTGAATGATCAATACACAGCTATTAGGTCACAGATTATGCTTATGGATCCTCTCCCTAGCATTTGCAAAGTATATTCCTTGCTTGTGCAACAAGAAAGACAAGTTGATTTTCCCATTGATGAGTCCAAGATTTTGGCCACTCCTTCTTCTGATCAGTCTCAGACTAATCGTGATACTCATCCTAAATCCTATTCCAACATGCGTGGTAGAGGCAGCTTTAGAGGAGGTAGATCTTCTGGTGGCAGGGGCAAGAATAATCGTGTTTGCACACATTGTGGCATAACTAATCACACCATTGATACTTGTTTTAAAAAACATGGTTATCCTCATCATTGGAAGCATGAAGGTGCAATCAATGCAATATTGCATCTGATAGGCCTGACAACACATCAGGATGTGACATTGAAGCAAGTGCACCAACATCTCATTGTTTAGTTTTTACACCAGAGCAGCATCAAGCATTGCtagtgtaacaccccactttcccattttataaaaatacggtaaaataataaaaatttatcagagTTCACAAACAAAAGTGGAATGTCACGTCATTTCAAGCCAAACAAAATATGAAGTCTCAATTACTTCATCTATTCAtttctcattaatcaataaaaacaaCGGAAagattattttatttgaaaataatcacGGCACAATTGCCAACTTATTCCAAAACTCCACACAAAATCGTGGTCctcaaatatttgaatcaaaaatagatacgtaacaaaattcaattaaaaataacaaataaaataatcccCAAAAACATCccgtgttacatatcagagcgactcgAACTAACAACACAGAAGACTTCCATAATGCTATCCTGGACTTCcactgctattcttgagtacccgcccatttcccatggtaggggaaatatcagcagaaagggtgagtactcacataccattacaaaagatataggaacaaatataataacacacaggtcgtGGTTCATGTTCACATAACATCACACTGCATATACAAACTTCGTTTATTCAAACATTCATCACAGTATAAATTAACGCATCATTCACAATATCATAAATAAGTCATCACAGATCCATTCATTAATGCAAATCCACAATGCACATATCACGACACACATGTCCCTCCCAATCACAACTcaacaaacatataataataataataatgacaatgcaatgtgactcaatgacttGACACAATGCATATGATACAAAAACATCTTGATTCATGACCACAGTTCCCGTCGGAACTCTCGACCCCTTTTTCATGGTCCAGTGTGACCCCTATTTCATGATCACACCCACGACCCCTGTTTCATGGTCAAGTACGATCCCTATTTCATGACCGCACCAATTCATGGTTCATTCAATCGAACCTGATTCCTAAAAGAATCCAGATAATTTGCATACACTCCACTGAGCAACGAATTATCTCCACCACGACTCCACAATTGAGTCCGGACCTACTAGgcatctaccatagattttcacctAGCAGTCTCAATGCTGTGTTATGCAATGCACAATCAACACAATATGCATAATCACAAATAACAACATGCATATCACACGATCCTCTTGATCACACGTAAGCCACACACCAACCGTAATTCACAAAGTATTACCACAACACAATATGCATATTCataatagataatatgcatatcacacgatcctcctgatcacacgtaagccacacacttaccgtaattcacaaagaattaccacaacacaatatgcacattcataatagataatatgcattcaacaacaacatacaaccacTACGAATTCATATGACTATCATACAGTCACTACATCATACCACAACTGTCCAacacatcacatatacatgtcaaAACCTGCAGCAATCATAATCCAAAGCTACAACACACATTCGCACAAACAAACTCAACATTTAACAGTTCAACACATCGTAACATATACAGAAACACATATAATGCATCGAATTATTAGAATTCCggtattgaaaataattttaacagaAAGTACACGAAACCAACTTTCCAACGATTCGAATGGCGCGCGAGTCGGACACACGgaacaaaagttatgatttttcaaagtatttCAACAAACCCGACACCGACATTTTACACTGATACCTTAAAAGCACATTAgaccttatttaaatttaattctagGACTTGAAACCATTTTTACAATAAAGTACACTGTATTAGGTTTCTCCAGGTTCGAACAGtgagtcaaacggacacccgaaactcaagttatgaatttttgaagtttta contains:
- the LOC131604318 gene encoding uncharacterized protein LOC131604318, which codes for MSSSISNGNDHGESTPRNNNKGYQNDILNPYFMHPNENPSLILVTPLLSNNNHHSWSRSMTMALRSKSKLHFINGVLPRPSDLDPNSIAWDRCNTMIMSWIKNVVEDEIAKSILWMENAADMWNELKERFYQGDVFRISDIQEEICTLKQGDASVSSYYTKLKILWQELDNFRPIPEFECDTTCLAINKIRAYKASDQVIRFLKGLNDQYTAIRSQIMLMDPLPSICKVYSLLVQQERQVDFPIDESKILATPSSDQSQTNRDTHPKSYSNMRGRGSFRGGRSSGGRGKNNRVCTHCGITNHTIDTCFKKHGYPHHWKHEGAINAILHLIGLTTHQDVTLKQVHQHLIV